GGTTGGTATTGGTTACGTAAACTTTCATCTTTGGATTATTGAATTGGGTTACACTGGTGGCAATGAAAGAAATGGCCTGGTGAGTGATCGGTGACCCCTCTGAAGGGAATTGATTGCTTCAGTCCATTTCTTATTGGCCCGCCCACAAGCGACCAGGCCTATCTTTTATTGTTATACTGAACCATTTTATCTCCACAGGTGTCAGTCAGATGCTTTCAGATGTGTTCTAtccacctttttaaaaataatctaacATTGACTATAAATTCACAAAAACCAAGTGGCATGGGCTGTACATATGGACTGTGAACAACAGAAGTTTCTATGGTAACACAAAGAAGTAAGGGTCAGAAAAGAGGTGTGAAATCAGCTGATCCATTCCCGCAGCCCTGGAAGCTAGTGCATGCTTGTCCTCCTTAGTGTGTTGTCCAGACCAGTCCTTAAAAATACATGAAATTAggcttccaccacctccctctggGGACTACTGCACACTCTAACAGACCAATCTGAGCAAATTGCTCTGTGTTTCACCTGGTACCAGATACCACTGAAAACTTGACAAGAGGAAACCATTTCCCAGACACAAGTTTCTTGATTGCATTAAGCAGAAGCAAAGGTTTATTAGAGATACTTTTTCAGCAGAAGGTAGATTACCAACCAGGGCATGGATTAACTCAGGTAAGTAATTATTGTGATTGGACACATACAGCACTACAGAAAGGAAGAAGCAAACGACACAATAGGTGGTGGGCCCCGCAGGACAGTAGTGGTGGCATTAGCAGCTTTGAGTAATTCAGAACATCACTTATCCGTATTCTTTGCCTAGGCCCACAGCGAAGCATCAGATGATCTCTCGCTTTGTTCATGGGTAAGTCTTAGCTTGGTGGGTCTTGCACTGGAAGATGCCAGTTTACATCTTTCTGGTGTACCCTGGAGAGTAATAAATTGAACCATTATTTTGTTTTGAGTGGAAGTTAACCTCCCTGCCTCTTTTATCTCCCTTCTGTCTCACGTTCACCCTTCACAATTCACACAGTGAGCGTCACAGGTGTATTTGACCCTGTTTCTTGGCAACATTCCTCGGAGCATACCATTGTTGTGTCACCATGTCCTACCACTTTCCAGTTGCATTACAAGATCTGGAAAGATGAACTACAGGACCTCAACAGCATTAATAGAGATTGAATTTGATAGCTTCCTCCTTGCACTATTGGTAAGAGTGGggacaaaagaaacatttttcattATACATACAAAGTAACTTCTTACCTCTATCAGTAGGGAGGCAAGTCGTGACTTGGGGGAGAGAATGGGAAGATGAAGAGTAGCTGTAGCTTGATTTAAGGACTACGCCGCCgcctcctgctgctccacctgtgcATTTACCAGCTCCACTTCCTGATCCTGACCCTCCTTCTGGGCAACTGTGATGAGGAGAGAATATTTGGTGAATGAAACAGCAACCAACTATATGACAGCTTGGTAGGTTCAGAGAAGCCTTATGAATTTGCTTGTCCTCAGTGGCTACCACTCCAGCAAAGAGCCCCGACCTGGCCAGTTCACCTTTCTTGACTTTCTGCCAGCACCCCCACTCACTTCTTCCATGCTGAGAAGCAAAAGTACTTCACTACAAGGCCAGTCAGTCTCCACACCCACCTTCCCCACAATGGATGAGTTACTCTGAGGCTGCCATTGCCAGTGGGCTCTTAAAACAGGTTCTCCTCTATCCCTTGCTTGCAAATCAGGAAATATTTACCTGATTATTTAtagcgcttctttcaaaagaaggtgaagCTGCAAATATGCCAGGtgctttggaaaaaagaaggaatGACCTGGACTTTTGGCAAAATGTCAGACTGGGTCCTTAACCCAGGGATCACagcatggaatcatagggctggaagggacctcagaaggtcatctagtccagccccctgcttcacacaggatcaaccccaactaagtcatcccagccaggaccttgtcaagcttaTGTCCTGCTGGACCTGCAGCTTACGTACACAATGTCACGCTGTCCTCCTTCCAGCAGACAGCGGTAAGTGTGAATCTCCTGCTCCAGTCGACATTTCACGTCCAGGAGGATCTTGTACTCGTTGTTCTGGGACTCAAGTTCGCAACGCAAGTCAGCCAATTGCTGCTCCAAACAGGAGATCTGTTGTTGTATCTGGGACAAGAGTCCGTTGTAGCGACTTTCAGTTTCAGCTAAAGAGGCTTCCAGGTTGTTCCGCTAAGAATTGAAGGAAACAAGCCATAAGTACTTTAGATACAGGTTAAATTAAACCCATTTGGATACAAAAAGTTGAGGATTTCTAATGCAAAGATAAAAGCAAATTGTTGCTAACAATCCTCTATATCGTGCCTTCTACAGAGACATCAGGCCTGCCTAGACCCATCAATCCAGAAATCCAGGCAGCAGTGTGTCCTAGATGAGATAGCAGTGGTGACAAGATCATGCACCTGGCTAAGGTGGGTTTGCAGATCAATCTCCAGGCACTGCAACTGACGTTTAAGCTCAGTGATCTCGCTGTTGCATGACTCAATCTGCTGACTGCTTGAGGTGACCTGAGAATTCACCTCCTCAATCTGTAAAGCAAACACAGAATAAAGAACTTCAGAGGGATTTTTAGTTGTCAGGTCAGTTTAGTGAAAGCGCAAAGAAGTGGTTGACAAAAGCTATAGGATGGGAAAGGCCTGGGCAAGTTTTCTAGAGATAGGAATGAATCTCATCTCTTGACTGTAACTCTCCTGTTATTCTAATGCTACAAGCCCTCACAACTTCTCccttcagcaacgaagggtcctgtggcaccttatagactaacagaaaagttttgagcattagttagtttataaggtgccacaggacccttcgttgctgttacagatccagactaacacagctacccctccgatgcttAACTTCTCCCTTAGTACTCATCACTCCATACCAACAGGCTTATCCACTGTTGCCTCAACACTCCTCAATAATGACATCTAGCAAGCCCTGTTATTCCGTGAGGCACATGCATTGTACTTGTGTGGGGCCTCCATCCCATACACAGTGAGCATTCTGCGTCAGTGCTGATCACCTTTACAACAAGTGAAACTGAAATCCAATCTCCCCACGCATTTACATGTGATTCTGAACTAGCGCCTGCATTTTCAGTGGGGAGAATGACAGCTGTGATGCATTTACCTTGCATTCATACCAATCCTGAACCTCTTTGCGATTTTGTGCGATCATTTTTTCATACTGGCATCTCATATCGTCTAGgattttcttcagatctgggccaGGGCAGGAATTGACCTCCACATCGACATCACCAGTGCTTTTGTTTCTCAGACAACTGAGTTCCTGCAAAGGTAATCCAGGTCAGTTTggttatgaaaataaaaaagtgaGTTGCTCTGTGGGGTGTAAGAGCAGCATGCCCGTGTCAGTGATGCACTGCATCCTGAGACCTATTTCTGACACACCAGTCTGATGCGGCTTCTCCAGTACACACCCAGCTCTGATGGGGAAACTACGGATGGTTTCCAAGCTAAATTCTCTAGTCAGTTCTCCTGAGGTAAGCAACAGTGGGTGTTTCTTGAGTTGTGTGATGGCCCTTCGCAGCAAATTAAGGAATTTTTGATTGTTCTGGCTAAAAGAGGACGTTGTCCCTGCTTCTTCTTCACCTGGGTCTTTGTGTCACTTTGTGTCCTGGATCCTGTCTAATAGTTATTCTCCTGGGACAACCACACTACCCTGTTAACAGTTATGTTTTCACAACCGCTGCCTTTGTTTGTGTGGCTTTTCCATACACCAAATCCAGCCTGCACATTTCTGCTGCCGTTTTCAACCAAGTGGTTTCTTAGCTTTACTTATTCTCTGTGTGTTGGCCCTTtgaattgtttttccttttatattTACAAATTAAGAGAAAGGAGCTTGGTTTCTGTGGTTAGGGCTCCTGACCTACTGTTCCTGGATCTGCCACTGCATTTCCAAATGATTTTGGACGACACATTTCTCTTAACCATCCCTCAGAAAACCTGGCGTCACACCAGGAAGATTAATACCAGCAACACAGGGATGTTGCTAATACAAGTTAACTGCTTGTTGAGTGTTTTGAGTTAAGTTCTCTAGGCAAAACATGCCAAAGAAGAGACAGGTGATATTATTGGTTCTTGACAAATCTGTTTCAAGGTTTATCCAACTCACTCCTAGTGTCTTCCCAGGAGCTCCCAGAAGCTTGACAGTTTTTCCCTCAGTTTCTACATTACTCCCAAACCTTAAGGGAGGGGCCTGAGCCCTGGGGATGCTCGGGACAACTGCATAGGACCTGTTTGCCTTATGTTTTAAATTAGAACGAATTTAATTAGGCAACGTGGATTTGTGAAAAGAGTAATACTGTCATATTGCAGATTACTATTCATATTCTATTGGTTGTAGCTGCAGTACTGTCCCACTGTTTTAATCAAGATCAGGGCCTGGATGCTGTAGTAAGTAACGTACAAACTACATTGTTTTATATCAGGGAGTGAGATCCTACCTCCTCATGGTTCTTCTTCAGACAGCACAGCTCTTCCTTCAAGCACTCGAGCTGTGCCTCCAGGTCAGACCTGCACAGGGTCAGCTCATCCAGAACTTGGCGTAAGCCATTAATATCAGCCTCTACACTCTGGCGAAGGGCCAGCTCAGTCTCATACCTGTGCCATGGACAAGAAGCACAGAAAATTCAGTGCCTGAGCCCACTATTCAGAGCCCCTGGCATGTGCGCTCTGGTTGGGAATGGGTCTGCATTTCCCTGCTTTCAACGTTGCTGTTTGTCTGTGGTTAAAATAGCTCACACCACGTCTGCTGCCTAATCTCTCTGAGTGTTCAAAATGAGAGATTTGGGATTTGGCTCATAAAAGGCTTTCTTCTCCACCTTTTCTTGGTCCTCTCCTCTCTGATGTCACTACTGCACAAATGTCACCCACTCCTTTTTCTGCACTTCCCCGGAGGAATAGTCTAAactctttgctttttaaaaaaaaatctctgtgccAGACTCCCAGTTGGTATGAATCGATATAGCTCCAAAGCCCTTAAGGCACTCGTGCCAGTTTGCATTAGTTGTCTCTGTATTTTAGCCCCAAAACCCCACCACCAACTTTGTTGCCTGAGCCATCTGCCCTGAACTTGCCCCCATTCTAGGCCCTTCTAATGTCGAAGCCCAAAGGCACATGTGTCATCTGAGGCCACAGCCTGTCAGGCTGACCAGTATTGTGTCATTCTTCCCTTGTACTCCGCCTCCATTGATCCATCTCTATCTGTTGTTGTCTTTTGCCCTCTGGAAGGATTGCCAATTTTTGGGTTGCTTTGTGTTTGTAGaatggggtcctggtccatgatgTGGCTTGTTGGTGTCATGAGATCACAAATGATTAATAACAATAAAATCGCACAAAAATACCATCCGTCATGAGCTGGAAATTGCAGTAGAAACCCCTCCCGCCCCCGTTGGGAGATTTCGTAATTTGGGAATAGGAAATTAGGAACAAGAAGCGAATGCAGGCTTTTTCTTGTAGAGAGAGGTACTCACTTCTGTCTGAAGTCATCACCTGCCATCCTGCTGTTATCAATCTCCACAAGGATCTTGTTGTTGTCCACAGTTGCACAAACAGTCTGAAAAAGAAAAGGGTCCAGGAGACTTTCAGCCCTGATGTCTTTCTGCTCTGTTATGCTCAGAGGCACATTGCAAATTTTAGTCTTTTAACAATCCCAGTCTTGAAATTCAGACAGATAAGAAGCACAGAAGATTTCTCATGCCAGGAGAAGGGTTTGAGAAATGTCCCAGTGTGTGAAATGAAATAGGTGAAAGgaataaatatgtaaaaatacTGTGAAATACTAATGATTTTAAAATGAGAAGTAGTAATCCCTGATACCTGCTATAACAAGCCTCATCTTTTCCAAGTTGACCTAGAGTTACAGGTGAGCATTTGGCAGGAATCTCTCTCCTGTAGCCTGTGATTCTGTCTACTTTGATCTCCCAAGCTGACTAACCCCTCTTCAGAATAGATGTGGGAAATAATTTTTACAAACATTAAATTGCCCTTTCAAACCTATTGGTGACAAAGCAGTCTTCTTTCTTACTGGTCTGTAATGAAATGGAATATACCCCTCCCTCGCCCCCAGTTCTTTACAGAAGCTCAAACTTGTTTGAAACAGATATGAGATTCTTATCAAAATCTGGGAAATCTGATGATAGAATAAAatgtaataataacaataattcaGTACGTTAATGAATAAATTCACGTTTCCTCTTTCTTTTGGatataaatatattaatataaatatatatccCACTACACATTTCATTCATTCTGACCAGCCCAAGATTGTTCCCTTTAAATGTACCTTTTTCTCTTTCTACGAATGTGGTCCAGAAAAGGCAAACTATAAATGAGCTCATGATTTTTCACACCCTCACTCACATTTCATAAAATCAGTTACCTTAATTTATCTCAGAAGAACATTTCGCAAAGCGAATACTCTGACAAGTGCAATAGGTTCGGAACACAGACTCAAAGTGAGGATCTTACAATGGGGTATACAGTACAGCCAGAATGACGTTACCTCTTTTTCAAGATCATCTATTTGCTTGTAGTAGCAGCTGTAATCCCTCAATATGTTGGCATGTCCATGATCTGCATACCACTCCCTGATTTTGCACTCAAGGGTGGCATTTTCTTCCTCCAGGCATCGCACCTTTTCCAAGTAAGCAGCCAGACGGTCATTGAGGTTCTGCATGGTCAGCTTTTCATCACAGGGGGCAAACATGCCGTCTCCACAAACACCGCCACCAAGAAAGCCACCACCAATTGCACTGCTAACGCCACCACCAAAACCACCTCCATAGCCACACTGGATGGCGCCACCACTCAGCGCACTGCTGGAACCCCCTCCACAGATGTATCCTGGCAAACATCCAGCTAAGAGAGTTCCATAGCTGCCTCCAGAGAAATTACCACCACTCAGTCCTGCTCCACAATCTGCACCACCACTGAAACTCATGCCTGAGAATCCTCTACCACTGCCTATGCCACAGGAGCTatatcttccagaagagactgaagaaatctttcctgcccctccacctccagccacaCAGCTACCACCACTGCTCCTCCCTTTGGTAGAGACAGTGACAGTCCGCCTGGTGTTGTAGCTCATAGCGACAGCAAGTGAGAATACAACCCAAAGCCCAAAGCAAGAGGCACAGTTTGATGTAAATTCAGACTGCACATTTTCTCTCCCCACAGATCTCTATATATACCATCCATAGTGGGTGTCACTAGTAGGGTGTTTCCTCTTCCCATGGGGCTGGCTAGTCTTGCTGTTTATGCCAATAATTATTCCCCAAAGGCAGTTTCCCTCCAGAAATCTCAGTACGCAGGGAAGTTAAGTTACACATCAGCAGATTGTTTCAAAAAGTTATTAGCAATAATGTTTTATTAATCATCAGCTTTTCCTTATGATGAAAACCTCCCAACAAGAAGCTAGGAAAAATACCTCCCTCAATTACATGTGATGAATAAAGGATAGACCATGTTGCAACAGTGAGCTCTTTATCTGTcctttttctattttaatttgtgttttgtCTTTAATAAGCATGTTTTTCATATGATATTCTGGGTTGTAGATAGAGAAGATAAAaagtgaatgaataaataaacttGGAGTCATCCTTTGGTGATGTGAAAACTCACTGTAGAAACATCTGAGACACCATGATACAAATATTCAGGTCTTTCCTTGTTACAGTGATGGATACTTGGTCCAGTACATTGCTAACAACGAAAATAACTTACACCCTGGGAGTAGAGATATGGAGCAGGGATTCCAAAACTATCATCTGTGCATCATTGATCCCAAGGAGCACTTGCTGCTAGTCTGGGGAGAGGTGGCTCATTAATTGGTTCCTCCTTCTCCTTGTTTTCAGATGAAAACCATCATGAAAAATAAGCAGACAAAATATGTTAAATACTTCATAATGTCACTTTTCCCACACGAACAATTGTTGTAGTTGCCACCTGAATGTTTTGTCCGTCAGAAGAAGGGGAGTTGCTTCTTGCTGTGGTGAAGGGGAATGGGGTTGTCCATGGACAATTTCTCTGGCAATATGTGTTGTGTGAATGAAAAATTCTGAGAACTCGTGAAGCAGGGAACGTAACGTAAAAACTGCTGATAGAAGAGAAAGAACAACTCTGGCTCCAAGAGGGTGGACTAGGTGTGCCGGAACTGGGTTTTTTGCGTCCACTGTTATTAAATTAAAGTGACTTGCTCTGAGAACTTGGAAACCACTTCTGCTATGATATGCATGTGGGAGCCAGAAGAGGATCTACAGAAATAATGTTACCTGTTTTTCAAGACTTTtcactctctttctctgtctggcTCTTCTGTTCATCAAATCTCCATCACAAATAAGAGCTCTGTGTTCTCTGAGGGGAGGGTGTGTCCAGGCAAGCAGAGCTTTGCTTTCATAACCATTGCTTCAGTGATGTTTCTGCAGCTTGTTATACATGATCTTATCTTATCACTTCTCATAATTACCTTATACAATTTGCATAATAGCTACTCAGCGTCATCAATTACATTTTTCCAGTTCTTTGATGTGCATACAGAAAATAAATTGGAAATCACTATTCTATGAGAAATGTGACTGTATTGTTTGCATGTGGGTGTGGGATACTGTGCAGTCTGTCGTTTTCATGTTGCAACCAAACCAATTCAGACCATGCCTTTTTATCTGGCTAATGATCGGTCATCAGTAATGACCGTGCCTGACAAAATTCTAGGAAGGTAAATTAAATCATTGCCTCGGTGAATTTGGCAACACTGATTGTGGTCCTAGATCTTAAATACTCCTTCAAAGATGCAGGGTTCACACTGAGAGCTAATTCGTATCTTTGAGTTATCTCAGCACACTTGCTAGCGAGGAAGTGGAAACATGGTAGAGCGTATGCGACAAGGGCAGAATCATTTACTTTTAGAAGCTCATCCGTAAGCCCCTTTTTCCTTTTCAGGATGGTTTTGCTTGCTTGTAGAGTTTGCTATTCCTGATACAATACAAATTGTAGGCATTTGCATTGCAGGGGATATCATAAATCATCATGGTGAAGAAGAGTCCAAAGAGACATACATTAGGGAACATCAGGAAGAATTAAGTGGAATTGAAAGCAGAGCCGGTCCACCCTCCTTTCATATTTTCCAGATGGGAGCTGTGTGCTGTGATGGATTGGGAAGGAAGACtgtgtgagctgcagctggacatGGGAAAGTACTGGCAGAGCCCTGTGTGAATGATGGAAGTGAGCAAAGGTGCTGGACTATTTAAGTGTTTCAAGCACCAGTTCCCATTAAGGTGGTCTGTCCACAGTGAGTGGACGGgtgaatggatggatggataacCTCACTGGTGTACCTTATTAAAAGAGTCTTTCCTTTGTAGTTAACTTTTTTATATTGTGCAGTACATTTATGATGTGTTGTTTTATGTGACTGTTCCGCATGTAGCATTTACAGCAATTGAAGCTACCCAAATATTAGAGTAGATGGAGACAACAGAAAGGAAAATAAGTCAGATTAAACTGTTATTTAATATTTCCATTGCAGTATCATATACAGCTCTGACACAACCATAAGGCCCTATTGTATCAAGCATTGGACAAACAATTAGGAAGAGAACAGTCCCAGGCTCTGAGAGCTCACAGCATTAGGGTTGGTAGCAGCCATTGGAATTTACACTAACAAAATTCTTTACAAATGTTACAACCTGTACAATAAACAAATACAGAGAAATAGCACTACATCATAAACCAGACTTGTATACAATACTCAGAGCATCTACATCATGTCATAAAATTCTCTGGTATTCAAAAAAATCTAGAATCCACCTAGTCCTGTACAGTTATTTAGAGCTCACAGTACTCAATGGGTGATGATT
The sequence above is a segment of the Carettochelys insculpta isolate YL-2023 chromosome 28, ASM3395843v1, whole genome shotgun sequence genome. Coding sequences within it:
- the LOC142002525 gene encoding keratin, type I cytoskeletal 42-like, translated to MFAPCDEKLTMQNLNDRLAAYLEKVRCLEEENATLECKIREWYADHGHANILRDYSCYYKQIDDLEKETVCATVDNNKILVEIDNSRMAGDDFRQKYETELALRQSVEADINGLRQVLDELTLCRSDLEAQLECLKEELCCLKKNHEEELSCLRNKSTGDVDVEVNSCPGPDLKKILDDMRCQYEKMIAQNRKEVQDWYECKIEEVNSQVTSSSQQIESCNSEITELKRQLQCLEIDLQTHLSQRNNLEASLAETESRYNGLLSQIQQQISCLEQQLADLRCELESQNNEYKILLDVKCRLEQEIHTYRCLLEGGQRDIVYGTPERCKLASSSARPTKLRLTHEQSERSSDASLWA